In Mytilus edulis chromosome 3, xbMytEdul2.2, whole genome shotgun sequence, the genomic window AAAAGTAAAAATACATACAAGTAACAAATTGcaaattcagtaaaatattttatatatgaaCGTTAgtgaaaatagagaaaaaagtCAAGAAAATAGTTCATAGTTCAAAGTTCATAGTTCGTGACTATTGCCATTGTTGCAGTTCATTGGTAATCCTGtaaaaaagtaaagtaaagtaaatgtAAAGTAACATTGTTATCATTGGTAATTAACAAAAGGCATACATTATACACAATTATATGTAGTGCTAGATAAGAAAACTTTATATGTCTTTAAACGCTGTGTCGCTCAATATTTTTGGTTTTGTTCTCTGTTTATGTGTATTCATCTCCTTCAATCTTTGAACTAGACCCACAATTTATTTACTTAGTAAAATTTTAATTGCAGTTCATGACcgtcaaattttaaagaaaaaaaaccaacatatttaTTATAAGGGTTAAGTATATTCcttaatgtctttttgttgtgggGATACAAAAGTACCCATCCACGTTCACTTTGTATTTCCATTTGTATCCATcagatgagttcagccttttcacatgatttttataatatattcttATGTTGTCCTGTTAAAGCACTGTAATccagttgttgttgtttgttcattattttgcacataaattaagccgttagttttcaggttgaattgttttacatttgtcatttcggtaccttttatagctgactatgcgatatggactTGCTCATTGATAATGGCCaaacggtgaccaatagttgttaatttctgtgtcatttggtcacttgtgtatgggatagttgtctcattggcaatcatgctccatcttcttttttatatcataatgGCGTCagatctttaaaaaagatatttaccTTTTAAATCCATAAGCCTTGATGAGTTTTCAAGAATGTCTCTGGCAATGCTTATCTGGCGATGGAGGTTCTCGCTTGTCTTGTTTATTCGTTCAGCtgtttgaaaataaaagcacaaatttaaagctaaattttgaaaatgagtatACATTACCGTTAACGAGCATTTACGTAATGTGCAAATATAAAAGCAACCTGTATTTTCTATCTAATAAAATgacttatttttctttaaaacatataGTATAAATAGACTAATCGTATTGGGTTTTGAAGACATCAATCATATGATATACATACAGAACATTTCCATCAATTTTCACagcttttgataactattttacttttaaaaattcgGCGAGATCttaaagaaaaaatcaaattagTTTCACAAAGGATTACAAAtttgatattatcatttaaaaaggAACCAAACAAAGGCACATTTTTCAAtaattatacatgatataattaCTTTTAAGAAAGCAATGATGAAAATACAAACACTTACCAGCGTAGAGCCCAGTTCGTTGGATTTTCTCTACGGCAACGGTTTTATCTTTCGGATTCAAAAGGGCTTTGTTTAGACTTCTCAGTTTTCTTGTGTTGTCATTAATTGTTGTTTTCCAACTGTTAATTTCATGTGCTAATTTATTTTTAGCGGAAAGTCTTTCATcttgtttaataaaaaatttcTGTAAGTGTTGAAGGATGTCTTGAGTTCTGGTGGTTTTGTTCTTTTGTAGACGCCAAAGCAGAGCTACAAAGGAGAGGATAATCCGATTGACAGAATATAGTTATGAAAATTTGATCCCCCCCCCCACTAGTcttttgtaatattaaaaaaaacttaccgCTGTAATGGCGAGTCAACTTAAAGATGTTAAATTTTTTATGAAGCACTCttcaactaaatatttaataaaacgtgtttttctattaaaaaaacgAAAAGGCGACAGATAATTGTATTTAACTTGGCATGTCCAAAAGGACAAATAGCTAAACATGGTTTTACTCATTGATAAAGGCATTACGGTGACCTACAACTTCTTAAATCAACGTCATTTTGGtatatggtggatagttgtctcatcagtGGCAATCAGGCCATATTTATAATATCAGGTCAGTCTCGACTCCTAATTTAAAAGTATTGTTCAGCAAATATTTTGGACGTCATTGAAAACCCAAACTATTAAAaacattacatgtattaaaaagcCAACGAAGTATGTTTAAAGGATTAAAAAAAGTATAGAAAGAGGCTCTTTAAACATACCCTTCGCTAAAAAGTCTTCGTAAGTCAGTACTGAACTGCTTTTTTCATCgagatgaccgtgagggcatacCGATGTATGGCTATCGCCTAAATTTCcattatgcaaattagttttgggttttcaaccgATCTATGGAAATTATAGATCCGCGGACATTATCTAGAGCAAAATAatattccttatcgcttgttttaaattaatttttccaATGGATACCCCTATAAATattcatccgatgttcagtacttcagtactctGATTTTTCTTAACAGTTTAAGTTGTAGACTGCAAAAAAGATATTGGTAACACGCGCTTAATTAACTTGTGTTAAATCTAAGAGGAAAATGTGTGAGACACCAACTGTATGATAAAAAAGATATTATATGAGTGCCGatgagaaaactcttcacaagagacaaattgacacagaaataaacaactatagtataggtcaccgtacgaccttcaacaatgaataaagccAATGCTGCATATTCAGCTACAATGTGTCTGTTTTGTATATTTTCCCTGATAACTTACCATTCATTTCATCATTAGATTCATCTATTTGCCATTGTCCGTGttttttcaaattgtgtaaaactCTCATTTCtgcaaataaataattaaaacaacatcaaaattattgtattttgacAGTACTTTGAGATATCTAAGActgatatagtttttttttaaagataatgctCCGTAACCCCACAACCCCGCATCGtagtatgttttatatttaatgttaGGATGTTGACATTAAGCCGAGAATTCCATGTACTAATAGAAGTGCTAGGTTCCTTCTTTAACTTCGATAGGGTATATAAACCTTTTCTACGCATTGAAGGTTTAAGCTTTGCCTTGGCATGAAGAACGACAATAAAGTAGTTGTTGCATCTCTTAAGGTTTCATTAGGTGCATGTGTATCAAGATTTTGGTTATTAAAACGCCACGTATACTTTCTTACAACtaaacaattataaaacaatattctAGTCATACAAACCTTTCAGTAACTTTGAGTTGGTCAACTGCTCCTTTAGAAGGGTAAATACGAAATATGTGGCCAGGATACAGAGCACATACTTGAGTTGTAATTTGCCAAAAACACTGAAGCTgtgagaaaagaaatgaaaaatgtaaaaaaacaaaacacattgaTAATACACAAAGCAACACAAAtgtataatgttttgtttttcttcaatcttgtttttttttcaaaacgcaATTACTAGTATTTATCAAGAAAAAATTagcaaaatcattatttttttttatattgatcaaGTAAACTTAACTCATATATTGTAAGAAGTCTatgatttttttaccatttcCAAATACTTAAAATTAGAAACTCTTACCTAAACACATCCCAATTAATTATTGGACGATCCTTTACTTTACTGAAATCTATCGGACGGCAAACAATCAAATTTGAAAGCATCAAAATAATTACTGCAGCATACATCTTTCGAATTGGTGACATCTTTAACGTTACTAAGATGGTAAC contains:
- the LOC139516594 gene encoding uncharacterized protein translates to MSPIRKMYAAVIILMLSNLIVCRPIDFSKVKDRPIINWDVFSFSVFGKLQLKYVLCILATYFVFTLLKEQLTNSKLLKEMRVLHNLKKHGQWQIDESNDEMNALLWRLQKNKTTRTQDILQHLQKFFIKQDERLSAKNKLAHEINSWKTTINDNTRKLRSLNKALLNPKDKTVAVEKIQRTGLYAAERINKTSENLHRQISIARDILENSSRLMDLKGLPMNCNNGNSHEL